The sequence CGCTTGATAACTGTGACTTGTTCGTCGCCATCGGTACCTCCGGGAATGTTTACCCAGCAGCCGGTTTTTTTGAAGTTGCCCGCTCGGCAGGCGCAAAAACCGTCGAACTCAACCTTGAACCTTCTGTTTTCGGCTCTCGTTTCTGCGAGCAGATTTACGGTCCGGCAACAGAGATTGTGCCACGCTTTCTGAACAATATTCCCTCGTGATAACTTTTCTTACGATTTTTCAGAGTCACCGATGAACCTGCCGCTGACAAACCTGTCAAACAGCGGCGACTTGGGAGTTTTGTTGATGATTCGTTTTATTCTATTACTTGCGACTGTACTAACAACTCCGGTTACGGCAATTGCCGAACCGGCTACCGCCATTTTTGCGGGAGGCTGCTTCTGGTGTATGGAAAAACCTTTTGATCAGCTCGAAGGGGTTATAGCAACCACTTCAGGCTATACAGGAGGAGAACAAAAAAATCCGACTTACAAAGCCGTATCATCTGGTAAGACCAGGCATATTGAATCCATACAAATAACCTACAACCCTGAAAAAATCAGTTACCTTCAGCTGCTGCGAACCTTCTGGGTTAATATAGATCCTCTGGATGGCGGTGGGCAGTTTTGCGATCGCGGCCCACATTATCGCGCGGGCATTTTTGTGAGCTCTGAAGAAGAGCGGGAACTGGCCGAACAAACCATAAAACAACTGGAAGCCTCTTTATTTGAAGGCAAAAAAATCGCAACTTTCCTGA is a genomic window of Pseudomonadales bacterium containing:
- the msrA gene encoding peptide-methionine (S)-S-oxide reductase MsrA; the encoded protein is MIRFILLLATVLTTPVTAIAEPATAIFAGGCFWCMEKPFDQLEGVIATTSGYTGGEQKNPTYKAVSSGKTRHIESIQITYNPEKISYLQLLRTFWVNIDPLDGGGQFCDRGPHYRAGIFVSSEEERELAEQTIKQLEASLFEGKKIATFLTNANEFYPAENYHQDYYQKNPLRYRYYRYGCGRDARLDSLWKDKELPF